The Malassezia vespertilionis chromosome 2, complete sequence genomic sequence TTGTTCTCCTCCTCCGTAGCGCTAAGCCCCCAAACGCGCGAGCCTTTCCAGCCCGACTCGAGGCGCATCatcagcggcgcgctcttgGTACCAAAGAAACGACTTAGCAAAGACGTTCCCTCTCCATCATGTGTAAAATAAAGCAAACTCTGCCATGCTCGCGTCGCGGCAGTAGCGTCGCTTGTGTTGTGCGCCTGCTTTTGGCGCGTCAACCACGACTTCCGCGAAGCCTGTTCGTTGTCATGCGCTTCAGACAGCtccttgcgtgcgcgctcAAGCCCTGCACGGCACTCGCGGCACTGTCCAAGAAGCTCATTTGCGTACGACTGACGGCGCACGTTGAAAAACCATTCGCGCAGGTACGCAGAAGGCGACTTGGATTCGGAcgtgtcgcgctgctcgccacTGTCCACTGCAACTTGCACCGTCCCCGGGCGTGAAGAAAGACTGCCTGTCGCAAGGCAGCCACCAGCACCGTAGCGAGCGCGACTCGCCGTATGGCGCCAGACTTGCTTGGCACGACCTCCGGCCAGTGCAGAATCGCTGTCATGATCCATGAGCAGGTCAAACAggccacgcaagcgcagcaatcGCGCTTGCGGTGGTTCCTGCCCCCGAATGTTCTCAAACGATAACGAATGTCGTCCAATGCTTGTTTCCAGGTGTGCTGCTTTTTTCTTGGTGCCCACAGGCTCCGTCGTGCGTTGTTTGCCTTCCACATCTGCCCTGCCCGCTTCCTCTGTGCCAGCAGAGCTAGGACTGCTGTCCATTCTACGTCTAAGTAAAGCCTTTTTGATGAGCAAAtatgcacgcgctgcaaatcGTACCTGTAGCCGACCCAAAGAACCGTGGCCGCTCGCTTGGTAACGCCGCCGTTTTCGTAGCTCGGGAATTATGCATCTCGTCTGTATTATGTAACCTTACTTACGCTGATTACCTCCACAGTCGTCCTGACCACGCGCATGTCACCTGCAACTTCCTTTTTTTaaaatgcggcgcgtgcgccttTGTGTAGAAAAGAGTCATGGGTGACACAGCGCCTGATTACCCTACGTGATGGTACGAGTAGAAGGCGGCATTCTTTTGTTTTGTTCCTTTCTGGCGCTGGGCGTAGCGATGCCTACAATGGGCTGGAATAAGCGAGCACTCGCCGCTCCCTCAGCCGAGGTTCATGTCTACATGACTCGCTCCCTCGACGCTGACAGTATCGATCACGAGATTGCGCAGATCAGTGACCCATGCAGTCCACGCTACGGGCAGTACCTGTCTAGGAGGGAAATCAAATGCTTTCTTGCGTCGGATCGGGGATTAAAGAAGCGTGCGAAGCAATGGATGGATGAGCAAGGTATCGAGTCGTGGCAGCATGCGGCAGATACTTGGGCCATGCGCATGAACGTCGGCAAAGCAAGCAAGCTCTTTCGCACGCAGTACCACGAATACGAGTCCGAGGATGGGCACACAATGCTGCACGCAAGTGAGCACCAGGTCCCAGACGcactgcacggcgccgctgtaTTTGGGATGCCGATGCACTCGACGCATACCTCGACCACGCCTGAGACAGCACTGCAAAAGCGTGACACGGATCTGGAAGTGTGCGCCAATGGCGCCATTCCCAACTGCATGCGCAAAATGTACAACATCGCCTACGCACCACTTGTTCCCGAACAGAATCGAATTGGTGTTGCCGGATTCCTTGGCCAAACGCCCACTGCGAACGACGTGGAGACATTTATGAAAAAGTACCGTCCCGATGCGGTCGGCGCCAACTTTACGACGGAGTTTGTTAGACATGCTCGTCCCAGCAAAAAGGTGCGGAGCAGGGAGGCGAACCTCGATATCCAGACGATCATGGCGCAAGTATACCCCATCCCTGTTTCGTTTTACAGTGTCCATGGCAAGCCGCCAAAAACGGGTGTACAGTACCCTAAAAGCCGCAATGAACCCTTGTTGCACCTGTTTTCGCATGTACTGGACTTGCCAGATGATGAACTCCCTTCCGTGCTCTCCATTTCCTACGCTGATCTCGAGCATTCTGTACCGAAATCATACGCAGTGCGTACGTGTCAATACGCCGCCCTGCTTGgactgcgcggcgtgagTGTcattgccgccgctggcgaCCAGGGCGTTGGCTCTGTCGAGGAAAAAGAGTGCCGCATACCCACGCACGAGCCAAAAAAGCGGTTTTTGCCGTGGTTTCCAGCAAGCTGTCCGTATGTCACTACAGTGGGCGGCACAGCTTTGCCAATCAACGAGACAGTCGCGACAATGGATACTGCGGGGTACGTGGCTGGCTCTGGGTTCTCGGACTATTTTGAGCGTCCTACATGGCAAAATCAGAGTGTCTCGCGGTACCTTGCTACGTATGCTCCCACCAACTGGACGGGACTGTACAACGAAAAAGGACGCGCGTATCCCGACGTTTCCGCACTTTCTGCGCATTATATTATGTATGACAAAGACAAGCCCATGCGCGTGTCtggcacaagcgcagctgTACCCTTGTTTGCCGCTGTAATTGGACTGCTaaacgatgcgcgcatcgcaaaCGGCATGCCGCGGCTCGGCTTCTTAAACCCGTTGCTGTACGCGCACTTGCCAGATGCATTTAACGATGTGCTCTCCGGAAGCAACCCAAGCTGCGGAACGCCGGGCTTTACGGCCGCACCAGGCTGGGATGCTCCAA encodes the following:
- a CDS encoding tripeptidyl-peptidase I (EggNog:ENOG503NY9U; MEROPS:MER0078639; COG:O) — its product is MGWNKRALAAPSAEVHVYMTRSLDADSIDHEIAQISDPCSPRYGQYLSRREIKCFLASDRGLKKRAKQWMDEQGIESWQHAADTWAMRMNVGKASKLFRTQYHEYESEDGHTMLHASEHQVPDALHGAAVFGMPMHSTHTSTTPETALQKRDTDLEVCANGAIPNCMRKMYNIAYAPLVPEQNRIGVAGFLGQTPTANDVETFMKKYRPDAVGANFTTEFVRHARPSKKVRSREANLDIQTIMAQVYPIPVSFYSVHGKPPKTGVQYPKSRNEPLLHLFSHVLDLPDDELPSVLSISYADLEHSVPKSYAVRTCQYAALLGLRGVSVIAAAGDQGVGSVEEKECRIPTHEPKKRFLPWFPASCPYVTTVGGTALPINETVATMDTAGYVAGSGFSDYFERPTWQNQSVSRYLATYAPTNWTGLYNEKGRAYPDVSALSAHYIMYDKDKPMRVSGTSAAVPLFAAVIGLLNDARIANGMPRLGFLNPLLYAHLPDAFNDVLSGSNPSCGTPGFTAAPGWDAPTGFGSPNFTALHDAVLAPPSCPCAVHT